TCGTCGCCACCGCCCTCACTCACCTGGCCCGGCGCAACCCGGGCCCGAGCGTGATCGACGGCCGGCTAAACCGGGTCGGTGCGGCCGCCGCCCGGCTGATGAGCCGGCGCGGAACCGCTGCGATGATGCATCGCGTGACCGACCCCGCGCGCCGCAAGGACGTGGACGTGGTGAACTAGGGGAGCAGTGGGGTGGACTGGATGCCGTGAGGCAGCGTTTTGCTCTACGGACTGCAGTCCTCTTGGTCCCGATCTCGGAGAGTGCTCAGATAACCCGAGTGGCGACCTGGAGAAACTCCTTGGCCGCAAGCCGAAGACGGTGCGCGAATACCTCCGCGACCACTACCCCGTCCCGCCGCAGCGCTGAGTCTGGTAGACCGGAGGGGCGCACCGGGCGACAAACCGGCATCAGGATTCCACCTTCCGCCGTAAGCCCAAGCGGCTACTTGATCCCGAAGTCGAACCCGCCCTGCTGGTGGCCGAACCGCTCCCGGAGGAAGTTCCCGGTGTTGGACAGGTCCATCGAGGTCTGGCGGTGGCGGCTGGCGTGCAGCGTCTCGGCCTGCCGGGCGAGCAGCTGGAGCTGCTCGACCAGTTCCTCGTTGGCAGTCCGTCCGTTCGCCTGCCGGTTCTCCACCATGCTGGGCGGGATGGCCAAGTAACCCCGGACGACGGCCGGCAGGTACTCCCGCACTGTGGCTGTCAGCTCGTACTCAAATTGTGGGTCACCCAGCGGCTGACGCGTTTCCGCGTCAACAACAGCGTCCAGGGTATGGCAGATTTCCAAGACGGAAACATACGCGTCTGCGGGAAGGCGATGCTTGTTCTGCTTGGCCTGCGTGGCGACCCATGCCAATGACTGCGACAAGTGTTCCGTGGAGGGGGTCACCGGCGCCGCCACGGCGGACGGGTGCGATGCAGCCGGCCACGCTGTATTGGGCTGAGAAGTGGCATTCCGTCCCGTGCCCTTAGCCTTTCGACTGAGCCAAAGATCTCGAAGCATGTAGAACCGTACGGCTGATACAACGATGGAACCGAGACCAACAAAGGAAGACAAAGTGCTAAGCGGGCTCTCCGCGTCGATTGAGAGAGCGGCTACGAAGAGGACGGAGTAAAGGACGCCCTCGACGATCACTTTCCAGTTCTTTTTGACTATGCCGAGAATTGGCACGATGAAGGGCATAAAAATAAAAAAGGCGATGGCAAGGGTGACCTTGACGATGTTCGCAACGGTGTGCCGGGACATCGTTATCCTCTCGAGCAAAAGGGTCGGCCAGAACTGTTGTTTCCGAGCCGCAAGACTATTGTGGCCGCATGGTTCCTGTGTTTGATCCAAGCAGACCTGCAGTCTATCCGCCGAACCTCGCGGAGGATGAAATGTCGGTTCCTAACGGATGAAATGGCCTCACTCCACCGGAATGATCGCGGGCGGCATCGAGTAGGGTTGCTCCCAATCAACCAGACAGTGGAAGGACATAACACAAGTGCCGCATTACGTCGTTTTACAGGTGATCCTGAAAGAGAAACTGTTGGGGACCGGCTCAGGGAACCTGACAGCCGTGGAGAAATCCATCAATGATCAAGCCGCAAAAGGCTACCGGCTTCACACGATCACTACAGCCAGCAGCGGCAGCAAGGGTCTTGGCGGTGGTGACCGTATCCAGGCGACCATGGTGTTCGAAAGCCTTCGTTGAACGGCGGGCCCAAACGGAATTAATTGAAGCTGCGGGCGGTGTTGCTGCTGCCGGCGCTCGTCATGCAGGTGAGTGACGCTGCCCCGGCTCCCCGTGGCCTCCGGCTTCCTGCTCCAGGCGCCCGTAGACTGCTGGGAACTTACTTCCTCAGGGGGACACCGCATGGCATGCGCCGGCTGCAGCACAGGGTCACAGCTCGACTTCGAGTTCAGCATGGCATTCCAGCCGATTTACGACGCCGGCGCCGGCCGAGTCTGGGGCTACGAGGCACTGGTCCGCGGTGTGGTCGGGGAGAGCGCGTTCGAGGTGCTGTCAAAGGTCTCGCCCGAACAGAAATACCGCTTCGACCAGGACTGCCGGGTCAAGGCCGTGGAGCTGGCATCGCGGCTGTTCCCGGCCGGCGAGGAGTTGATGCTTTCCATCAACTTCATGCCGAAGGCGGTGTACGAACCGGCCGCCTGCCTGCGTGCCACCCTGCTGGCCGCTAAACGGTACAACTTTCCGACGTCGTCCATCATGTTCGAATTCACCGAAAACGAGGAGGTGGCCGATACCGAGCATTTGACCAACATCATTACCGAATACCGCAAGCACGGCTTCACCACCGCCGTGGATGATTTCGGTGCCGGGCACGCGGGGCTGGGCCTGCTGGTCGATTTCCAGCCGGACCTGATCAAGATCGACATGCAGCTCATCCGTGGAATCGACACCAGCCCGGCCCGCCGGGCCGTCCTGGCCGGAATCATCGGCATTGCCAAGGACCTTGGCATCACCCTGCTGGCCGAAGGCATCGAAACCGAGGCGGAGTTCCGGGTGCTCAAAGCCGCCGGCATCCGCCTGTTCCAGGGGTATTGGTTCGCCAAACCGGCCTTCGAGGCGCTTCCACCGGTGCAGCTCGACGTTTCCGCCGTGGCCGGGCGCGTCTCGTAGCTGCGGTGTAGGTCAAGTGCCGCTGACTTAGAACAGCGGCCAGGGAACCGCCGGCATGTCACCGCTCGGAGCCGGAAACTGCCCGGCCGATCGCAGCAAGGCGCAACGCGCAGCGAACGCCGCAATCTCCTCGGCGGTGAGCAGCTTCGCCAGCTGCGAGCCCAGCTCACCGTGCAGTCCGTCGAGAACCCGGTCGATGCCTTCGAGTTCCTCGGCACTCAGCGCATCGCCGATCCAGCCCCACAGCACGGTCCGCAGCTTGTGCTCCTGGTGGAAGGTCAGACCGTGGTCCACGCCGTACCGGTGCCCGCCGGCCATGGCCAGGACGTGGTCGCCCTTGCGGTCGGCGTTGTTGGTGAGGACGTCGAACACTGCCATCCGCCGCAGTACCGGAGTGTCCTCGTGGATGAGGGAGACGATCCGCCCGACGTCGTCCTGGCCCTGCAGGACCTCTTTCCACCCGGTCTCCGGAACGTCCTCTTCCGGCACCAGGTCCACCGGAGCCTGCTCCGGGTCGGTCTCCTGCCAGAGCTGGACCATGCCTTCACCGAGCGGGCCGTCCCGCAGCCAGGTGCGCGGCACGATGTTCCACCCCAGCACCTCGGAGACCACATAGGCGGCCACCTCGCGGTGCGCCAGGCAGCCGTCGGGGAAATCCCAGAGCGGCTTCTCGCCCGCAATCGGTTTGTAGACCACCGCGGCGTCGCCGATGCTGCCCAGGAAGGTGGCGTTGGACGCCGTCGTCAGGCGTCCGGTGAGCGTGAGCTCGTCGGTGACCAGGTCGGGCGCGGGCATCAGGACTCGGGGAAGGTGCAGGTGTGCCCGTCGGGGTCGATCGGCTGCCCGCAGATCACGCAGATCGGCCGCCCGGCGCCCACCACTTCGCGGGTGCGCTTGGCGAAGGCCCGGGCGGTGCCCACGGGCATCCGCACGCGCAGCACCTCTTCGGCGTCGGAGGCGTCAGTCTCGTCGTCGTCTTCGTCGAGGAAGCCGCCGTCATCGTCCTCGTCCACCTCATCGAGGGGGTAGGCCTCGATGACGAGCTGCGCCGTCGTCGGATCCCAGCCCAGGCTCATGACGCCGGCGCGGAACTGTTCCTCCACAGCGTCGAGATCGTCATTGTCGACAAGCTCGATGGGGGTACTGGCGGGCACGTGGAAGGGGTTGCCGTCGACGGTCATAAGCTGGTCGAGGATCTCGTCGATCTTCTCGGCAAGCTGGGCGGACTGGAGCTTTTCCAGGGCGATACTGACAATCTGCTTCCCGGCGCGCACCTGCAGGTAGAACGTGCGCTGGCCCGGGACGCCGACGGTGCCGATGACGACGCGGTCGGGCCAGTCGAAATCGTGAACGGTTGTAGGCATGGAACTACTCTAGGCTCATCCGGCCGGCGGCGCCTCGTGACCGGCACCACCGCCCACCGGGGCGTCGTCCGGCGTCGGGCTGGCCGCCAGCCAGGACAGGTCCCCGGCGTCGGTGTTGGTGGCCAGGACGGTGGGGCGCCCGGTGCCGTAGTGCACAATCGACACGGAGGCCGGGCCCACGTGGAGGCGCTGGAACATGTCCAGGTGCATGCCGAGCGCGTCGGCGAGGACGGACTTGATGATGTCGCCGTGGCTCACCGCCACCCACACCGCTCCCGGTCCGTGTTCAGCCTCGAACGCGGCGTCGTGGCGCCGAATAGCGGCCACGGAGCGGGCCTGCATCGCGGCCATGGACTCGCCGCCGGGGAAAACGACGGCGGAGGGCTGTGACTGCACCGTCTTCCACAGGTCCTCCTTCGCCAGCTCCTCGAGGGTACGGCCCTGCCAGGAGCCGTAGTCGCACTCGGTCAGTCCGTCCTCGACCGGGGTGTGCGGGGTTCCGGCCTGGCGGTCGAGGATGAACTGCGCGGTCTGCCGGCAGCGCTCCAGCGGGCTGGACACCACGCCGACGACGGGGACTTTGGCCAGCCGGTCGGCGGTGGCGGCGGCCTGGTCGCGGCCCACCTGGTCGAGTTCGACGCCGGGGGTCCGGCCGGCCAGCAGCCCGGAGGCATTCGCGGTGGTGCGGCCGTGCCGCACGAGGATGAGTGTTGCCATGTCCTTAGCGTAGTCATGGGGGGCGGGCTGGACGCTGACTGTGGGCACCGTGCGTCAACTGCCTGACGGGTGTGTGCGCTGGATGATGCGGTACACCGTGCTGCGGGCGACCTTGAAGAGTTCGGCGATCTCGGCGGTGGTGTGTTCTCCCGCGCTATAGAGGGACACCACGTGCGCTTCTTGCAATCTGGAGAGTTTGGGTTGCTTGCCGCGAAGCCTGCCCTTGGCTTTGGCAACCTGCATGCCTTCTCGTGTGCGGGCGCGTATGAGATCGGATTCAAACTCGGCGACCATGGCGAGGACGTTGAACAGCAGCCGGCCGACAGGGTCCGAAGGATCATGGACGGATCCGCCGATACTCAGCTTCACGTTTTTCTTCGTAAGTTCTTCGATGATGTCGCGGGCGTCGGGAAGGGAGCGGGCGAGCCGGTCGAGTTTGGTGATGACCAACGTGTCCCCGTCACGAACCGCTGCCAAGGCCTGACGTAGCCCAGGCCGGTCACGGTTGGTGCCGCTTAGTCCGTGGTCGGTATAAACCAGATCCTTGGGGACGCCGAGGGCTGCAAGTTGGTTCTGCTGGACTGTGAGGTCCTGCTCGCTGGTGGATACACGGGCGTAACCGACGACGTGGGCGCTCATGGTTGCGAATGTAGCGGTTGGGCTACCTTCACCGGGCACGTGCCCGGGCGGGGTATACGCGAACCGCGAGGTCAAACAGGTATCTGGGCGTGTCAGTTCGAGTAGGTGCGGGTGCCTGTGCCGCGGCTAGGGACCGGCTTACGGACAGCTGTACACCGACAACACCGCGCGATGCTGACTATAGGATGACCAGAAAAGCTGCTCGAGACCTTCAAGTAGTTACCACTAGTCGGTGCCGTTCTCATCAGGGATGGCGGACTCACATAGGGAAGCCAGCAATTAGATGAGCGATTCTTCGAAAAACCGGAATCAGGGCGATGTACGGGAAGCCCGATCATGGGTTTGGATACAGATCGTCGTCATGCTTCTAGGCGGGGTCATGCTTACCGGTAGATATTTTGAGGCGATCCCTCATCACTCAAGCCACTTTGCCCTAGTGATGGGTGCGGCGTTAGTTTGTGCTCTCGTAGCAATTGGTCTCTGCATTGAGCTCTTCTTGCGAATGATCTTCCAAGGCCTAACGATCTCCCGTCGTCGCGGCTTCGCCGTTGCGATCGCCGGCGCGATCGCAATCGTTCTGTGGGTCGTTGGTCTTCTGCTCAGGTAGGACCGTAAAGCGAAAACATCCCCGTCATCTTTCCGCAAAACACACGGAGACTAAGAGCAGGCGGCAAGGACCGGTTCAGCAGAGACGGCTTCAGCGCCCGATGGAGGATCGTTTATAGCGACGGCCTGAGAGGGCAGCTGCTAGTCAACTGCCGCTGCCAGAGCCTCAATCTCGACGAGTTCGTGAGCGTAGCCGAGAACAGTCACCCCCATCAACGTTGCCCCAAGCGCAATTAGTTTCTGGCCCAGTGGCAGATGCCGGGAGCTTCATGAGGTGCCCCGTAGTACCCCCTGCCGCCGGGCGCGTTTTCGCATAACTCCTCAGCCATTGCCTTACTGAAGCTATAAATGGGCGGAAACGCCGCGACGAGGAGCAGCGTGACCGTACAAAGGGACATCGCCCATGCCCTCCGGGTCGTCTCAGCTCGTCTCATTAGGACACCGGTCACGACCGCGGCGAGAACCGCTGCGAGGAACGGCAGATATATCGTTACTTGGGCCCACACGGCACCCGTTCCCCGGGCAAAGGAGACAATGGTGGCGGCTGAAAGCATGACCAAGAGAAGTATGGGAAGAAGGGTGGCAATCAGCACTATTCTTACCAAAAGGTCGGGCCTAATTGACCGGGCCGGTCCATGGAGGCTCGTAGCCCTGCGTTCGGTACTCAACGCACCTCGTCGATAACAGCGTTCTGTTGAGCCGCGCGGCACAACTGTTCACCGCGTTCTTCCTGGCTTAGCTCATTCCAGGCCTGAGCTTGTGCCTCAACCTCAGTTCCGGGCCGACCCATGGAACTCATCTCAGCGGGAGAAACCATCACGCTATTCTCCGGACCGATCATGCTGCTCCGGTCCAGGGCAGCGCCTGGACCATTTACATACTCAGCAGAACAACCGATGAACGGTTCGTACACAGCTGTCTTTGGATCATCCTTGAGCCCACGAAATCCTGTAGCCGAAGCAGGTGAGGGCACAAGCTCATCAGCAGCCGATGAGCTTGTCGTGGACTCCGTCTCGGATTCATCGAGCCCATGGGCGGGTAGCGTGCCGATCCCGAGGGCGAAACCACCCAACATCGACAGAGTAACGACCATTCCTACTGACGGTCTCCGAAGCAAAACGTTCCCCCCCGAACCTCTCCCTCGCGCCCCACGGGCGCGACGCCCCCACCCTACCGGACAAGGAAGTCTTACCTGTGTTACTCAACGGTCTCTGCAGCGAACGGCAGTTAGGCCGGCGCAAACGTACAGCGGCCCTTGGCGAGGATCTCGCCGTCGGCCGAGACTAATGACCAGCAGGGTTCCCTAGCCAGCCTCTGCCGCACCACATCAAACCATCCGGAGTCATCGAGGAAGGATCGACTAACCGGCGAACTTTCCTCTGAAACACTCTGAGGATGACTGAACTACTTCAAATATCGTGGCTGCTTACGGACGCATCACCATAGGGGTGGTGGCAAGATCGCTTCGCTAAACAGAGAAACGGACTCCAGGACCTGTCGCAACAGCCTCAGGCCCGCCTCTTGATCTACTTCAAGAAATAGGCTCGATCCTGCCTCACCAGGTATGTCCCTGCGTCCCCGGATCCTCCCTGCGCCACGATAGACAGAACAGTGACCTGCACACTGTAGGTCCCGTCCCCATTATCGGTAACGTCATACCTAAGGTCGGGACTGTACTGGAGGTGTTCCGCAATGATGTCTACGGCTTCCTCCGCCGAAACAAACTCCACAGTAGCCGGCTGGGGGTTAATCGCCGGGTTTGGAGGTGGAACAGGAGCGGGAGCCTCAGCGGCCGGCGCTTCTGCCGCCGGTGTTTCAGACACCGGCTCAGAGGCCGTCGGCGTGGCAGAGGGCCTCTGCGTTGGGCTCGGACTTGCTGTCGAACTTTGACTCGCCGTCGGACTGGGCGTCGCTGTCGGCGCTTCCGAGTTACTACTGCCACAACCGCTTAATAGGAAAACTGACAATGTCAGAGCTGATACTAAGCTCCCTGCACTGATGTGCTTCAGAGTCTTGGTCGACCGCATCGAATCCCCTCCATTCGTTAGTGATCATAACCTCGCCTCGCGAACTTACCCTACGGCGATTTATGACCGACTGTACAACAGGATCTAATAGGCCATTGGGCTCCAGCGCGCTTCAGTGCTGCTTCATCCATGACATGTCCAGGTTATTCAGCCCGATGACTCCCGGTGTGACGAGCGTTCGCGTGCCCTTATTTTGGTGGGCCATAATGCCAGCGCGCAGGAGGATCACCAAACGCCTTATGGGTAACATTCTCGCGGGCGAAATGGGGTAATGCGTGCAATTCAGGACAAGGATCACTGCGAGCTGCTACTAATTAGCGGCGTCCAACGCCTGGGGACTAAAGGAGACTGCATTTCATCGTCACCCTTGTTTGTTTCAGACGATGCAGTCCAGATGTTGCGCAGTATCGCGATGACATCATCCAGTGATACTCCAGCGGTGTCACTGGCTTCGACGAGTGTACGCATGGTTTCTCTGACCGTTTGCCCGGAACGGATCGCGCCCCTGAAG
This Arthrobacter sp. zg-Y20 DNA region includes the following protein-coding sequences:
- a CDS encoding DUF4177 domain-containing protein, with amino-acid sequence MPHYVVLQVILKEKLLGTGSGNLTAVEKSINDQAAKGYRLHTITTASSGSKGLGGGDRIQATMVFESLR
- a CDS encoding EAL domain-containing protein — encoded protein: MAFQPIYDAGAGRVWGYEALVRGVVGESAFEVLSKVSPEQKYRFDQDCRVKAVELASRLFPAGEELMLSINFMPKAVYEPAACLRATLLAAKRYNFPTSSIMFEFTENEEVADTEHLTNIITEYRKHGFTTAVDDFGAGHAGLGLLVDFQPDLIKIDMQLIRGIDTSPARRAVLAGIIGIAKDLGITLLAEGIETEAEFRVLKAAGIRLFQGYWFAKPAFEALPPVQLDVSAVAGRVS
- a CDS encoding recombinase family protein encodes the protein MSAHVVGYARVSTSEQDLTVQQNQLAALGVPKDLVYTDHGLSGTNRDRPGLRQALAAVRDGDTLVITKLDRLARSLPDARDIIEELTKKNVKLSIGGSVHDPSDPVGRLLFNVLAMVAEFESDLIRARTREGMQVAKAKGRLRGKQPKLSRLQEAHVVSLYSAGEHTTAEIAELFKVARSTVYRIIQRTHPSGS
- a CDS encoding histidine phosphatase family protein, whose protein sequence is MATLILVRHGRTTANASGLLAGRTPGVELDQVGRDQAAATADRLAKVPVVGVVSSPLERCRQTAQFILDRQAGTPHTPVEDGLTECDYGSWQGRTLEELAKEDLWKTVQSQPSAVVFPGGESMAAMQARSVAAIRRHDAAFEAEHGPGAVWVAVSHGDIIKSVLADALGMHLDMFQRLHVGPASVSIVHYGTGRPTVLATNTDAGDLSWLAASPTPDDAPVGGGAGHEAPPAG
- a CDS encoding SCO1664 family protein, which encodes MPAPDLVTDELTLTGRLTTASNATFLGSIGDAAVVYKPIAGEKPLWDFPDGCLAHREVAAYVVSEVLGWNIVPRTWLRDGPLGEGMVQLWQETDPEQAPVDLVPEEDVPETGWKEVLQGQDDVGRIVSLIHEDTPVLRRMAVFDVLTNNADRKGDHVLAMAGGHRYGVDHGLTFHQEHKLRTVLWGWIGDALSAEELEGIDRVLDGLHGELGSQLAKLLTAEEIAAFAARCALLRSAGQFPAPSGDMPAVPWPLF
- a CDS encoding DUF3090 domain-containing protein, giving the protein MPTTVHDFDWPDRVVIGTVGVPGQRTFYLQVRAGKQIVSIALEKLQSAQLAEKIDEILDQLMTVDGNPFHVPASTPIELVDNDDLDAVEEQFRAGVMSLGWDPTTAQLVIEAYPLDEVDEDDDGGFLDEDDDETDASDAEEVLRVRMPVGTARAFAKRTREVVGAGRPICVICGQPIDPDGHTCTFPES